The genomic segment TGGTGATTGAAGCCATGGACCCCCGATCAAGTCGGAGGTGACACGAATCTGTCATGCCCGCGCATGCGGGTATCCATGCCTGACCGAAGGCCAGGATGCCCGATCAGGTCGGGCGTGACAAAGGCACCCGCGCAGGCAGCACCGTGCCCACGCATTCCCCGAAACCAATGCGCGCAGCGCCTTCGCGTTCACACCAACCGCGCAGCACCACGCTGTCGCCGTCTTCCAGCCAAGTGCGCTGCTCGCCATTGGGCAGCGCGATCGGGTTTTTGCCGCCGGTGGTCAACTCGATCAGCGCGCCCGCCTGGTCCAGTGTGGGGCCCGACAGCGTGCCGCTGCCCAGCAGATCGCCCGGCTGCAGGTTGCAACCGTTCACGGTGTGGTGCGTGAGCATTTGCGCCACCGTCCAGTAGGCGTGACGGTAACTGGTGCGGCAGATGCTTGTATCGGCTTGTCCAGCTTCGCGCATCTTGGGTGTTTGCAGGCCCACTTGCAACTGGATGTCGAACGCGCCGCCGGCTCGGTTGGCCGCCGAGTCCAGATAGGCCAGGGGCTGCGGGTCACCCTCGGGCCGGGTGAAGGCCACGCGGTAAGGGGCGAGCGCTTCGAGTGTCACCACCCAGGGTGAGACCGTGGTCGCGAAGTTCTTGGCCAGGAAGGGGCCAAGCGGCTGGTATTCCCAGCCTTGGATGTCGCGGGCCGACCAGTCGTTGAGCAGGCAGATGCCGAACACATGGTCTTCGGCTTGGGTGATCGGCACGGATTCGCCCAAGTCGTTGCCGCTGCCCACAAAGATGCCCAACTCCAACTCGATGTCCAGCCGCTTGCAGGGGCCCAAGGATGGGGCCTCTGCGCCAGGGGCCATGGTTTGACCCACCGGACGGCGAAACTGCTGGCCCGACACGCCAATGCTGGAGGCACGGCCGTGGTAGCCGATCGGCACCCATTTGTAGTTGGGCAGCAACGGGTTGTCCGGTCGGAACTGTTTGCCGATGTTGGTGGCGTGGTGCACCGAAGTGTAGAAGTCGGTGTAGTCGCCAATGCGGGCGGGCACATCGTATTCGGCCTGCGCTTGCGGCACGAGGCACGATTGCAATATGGCTTGCTCAGCGGAGCCCTCGCGCAAGGCGCGTGACAAGGCCAGGCGCAGGGCGCTCCAGGCATTGGTGCCCAGCGCCATCAGCGCATTGAGCTTGTCTTGTGCGCCTGCCTGGGCTGCGGCAGCCGCATCGCCTTTGAGCACGCCGGACGTGGCGACAGCGGCCAAATCCAGGATTTGGTCGCCAATGGCCACGCCGCCCCGGAATGTTTCAGCGCTGCCTTGGCGGCGGAACAGGGCAAACGGCAGGTTCTGGATGGGAAAGTCAGTGCCGGGCAAGTTCGCCGAGCTCACCCAGCTTTTGAGGGCGGGGTTGTGGGTGTCGTTGAGCAGGGTCATTCGGATGGCTTTCAAGACGCCATGCTGCCGTCGTGCATCCAGGCGGCGTGTTGGGGCGCGCGCTTGGTTTGGCTCCATTCTTCGAGCATGTCCCATTTCACCGCGTCGAGCTTTTTCATCATCTCGGGCGTGCCGCAGTCGGCGGCCAACTCCAGGCGGTGACCACTCGGGTCAAAGAAATAAATGCTCTTGAAGATGGTGTGGTCGACAGGGCCGAGCACCTCGATACCCGCCGCCACCAGCTTGTCTTTGGCGGCCAGCAAGGTGGCCATCGAATCGACTTTCAGCGCCAGGTGCTGCACCCAGGCAGGGGTGTTTTCGTCGCGCCCCATCTCGGGCTGGCTGGGCAGCTCAAAGAAAGCCAGGATGTTGCCCTGGCCCGCATCGAGAAAGATGTGCATGTAAGGATCGGGCGCTTTGGTGGACGGCACTTCGTTTTCGGCAATGGCCAAAACGAATTTCATGTCCAGGTGCTTTTGGTACCACTCGACAGTTTCTTTGGCGTCTTTGCAGCGGTAGGCGACGTGGTGAACGGATTGAACGAGCATGGTGGGTCTCCTGGTGGTCGTGTGATCAGAGGTCTTGCAGGGCAGCGGTGATCTGCTGCTGAAACAGGTTTTCGTCGGCCAAAGCGTTGGCGTTGAGCAGGGCCAGCTTGACGAGGAACAGCTGGGCCTTGTTGGCGCCGGCCTGGTCAATGGCGGTGGCCAGCGCGTCGTAGACGGTTTCGAGGCCGTCGATCGTGAGTTGCTTGTCGGTCATGCGGTTTCCTTATTGCGGCAAGGCGGAGGTCAGGGCGGCTTGCAAGCGCGTGGCATCCAGGGTGATCCAGCGTGCACAAATGTGTTGGTCGGGGCGCAGCAAATAGGCGCCGCCGTTGGCTGGAATCCCGTAGCGCTGGCGCAGGTGGCCGTCGGCGTCGGGCAGGGTCTGATCGGCGCCCGCCACTGGCTTGGCCGCGCCCACCGCCATCACCTTCAGGGGCAGGCCTTGGCTGCGGGCCTGGTCGATGACCGTTTGCAAAGCGCTGGGCAAGGATGCTTCATCGGTGAAGTACAGCAGATCAAAGCCGCCGCCCAGGTGGTCGAGCAAAAAGTCGTTGGCACCCAAGCGCACATTTTGTGGGGGGGCGCCATGCGCAGGGCCGCTTTTGAACAGGCCGTTGTCGTCGCCCGCGCTGTTGAGCATGGAGTGGGTGTACTCGTGCGGACGCGAGGTGCGCCAGTGGTACAGCGGCCGCACAAAGTCTTGCGTGAGCGAGAGCGAGAGCACCGCATCGCGCAGCAGGCGAAAGCCGGGGCTGGGTGGGGCCATGAAGCGGGTGCTCTTGCCCGCCTCGGTGATGATCTCGCGCGCCGCGCCCACGCGCTCGGCGCAGTGGTTGGCCAGCAGCGTTGGACCCGCGAGGCCTTGGACCACATAGGCCAGATGCCAGCCCAGCGACTGCGCGTCTTGGAATGCGGTGTTGGCCCCACGTACGCCAAAAATCGGCAGCAGGTGGGCCGCATCGCCCGTGAAGATGACGCTGCCGTGCACGAATTCAGGCAGCGTGAGCGTGCGGGCCGAATACACCGAGGACCAGTCCATTGTCCACTTCAGACCGGCGTGGCCGATCATGGCCAACTGGGCATCGATGCGGGCCTTGAGCGATTCGGGGCGCAGCGCGTCTTCGGGTGTTTCACCAGGCGGCAGCTGGTAGTCCACGCGCCAGATGCCGTGGGGTTCGCGGTGCATCAGGATGGTGTTGCCGGGGTTCCACTCGGGGTCAAAAAAGGCCAGGCGCTCGGTGGGGTAAGGGAGGTCAATCTGGATGTCGGCGATCACGAAAAATCCTTCGTAGGACGCGCCTTCCATTTGCAAATTCATCGCGCTGCGGATACCCGAGCGCCCCCCGTCGGCGGCCACCACCCAATCGCTCTCCAGATCGTATGGGCCTTCCGGGGTGTCGACTTCCAATTGTGCGAAACCGTCTTTTTGCACCACGGCGTTGACCTTGTTGCCCCAGCGAAAGTCGATCAGCGGCTGGGCTTTGCACGCATCGTGCAGGTACTCCTCCATGAACTGCTGCTGTACGTTGATGATCGGAAAAAACCGGTCATCGCTGTCGTGCGGTGCTTCCATGCGGAACACGCGTTGCCCCCGGTAATACGAATTGCCAAAGCGCCAAGGCAGGCCCCTTGCGGTCATGCGATGGTCCACGCCGACTTGCTGCAGGATTTCCATCGAACGGCGCGTGAAGCAAATCGCGCGGCTGCCTTGCGAGAACTGCAACTCGGCACTCAGCACCACGCTGGGCACGCCGTGGCGCGCGAGCTCAAGGGCCGTGACCATGCCGGCTGGGCCGGCGCCGACGATTACGACCTTTTGGCGGCCTTGCTTCGGGTGCGCCGAGGCCAGCCACGGCTTGAAAACCTCGTAGGTGTAGTAAATCGAAGGGCGCGCTTCGGTGCTGGGTGTGTGCATGGTGGGCTCGTTGTGGGGGTTCAGCGCGGGCGGGCGTGGGCAATCAGGCGGTCGAACAGGCCACTCAAGGTGGTTTGTTCTTTTTCGGTGAGGCAACCAAAAATGTCTTGGTTGCGCTGGTGGACCATGTCCATGGCGCGTTCAAACACTTCGCGCCCGGCGGGTGTCAGGGTCAACACCACGCCACGGCCGTCATCGGGGTGGTCGGCTTTGAGCACCAGGCCCTGATCGACCAAGGCCTGCGCTGCCCGGCTGGCCTGTCCTTTGTTCAGGTTGGCTTTGTCGGCCAGTTCCTTGACGGACAAAGGCTCAAAGGTGCCAACGGTCGTCAGGCACCGCCCATCGCTCATCGACAAACCCGTGCGCTGCGGATAGACCGACTGGCTGTCCATGTCGGTCAGCTTGTGCAGTTGGTGCAGGCGGTAGGTCAGCGTGCGGTCAAGGGGCTTGGACATTCGGCGCTTCGGTCTGAAGGGTGGAGAACGAAGGCCGATCTTAGTTTTATTTGGTTGCGCGCGCAACTAAGTAGAAACACCGATGGTTGTGCGCGCAACCAAGTGCCTGCCCGGTGGTCGGCGCTTGGGCGCCGGCCAAGCCGTCCTGGTTTAGAAGCGCTCGAGCTCCGGGTGCTTGATCGCGCCCGCCCGCACCAGCATGCGGCCGTATTCGGCGCAGCGGTTGAGTGTGGGAATGACCTTGCCCGGGTTGAGCAGGCTTTGCGGGTCAAAAGCGCGTTTGACGGCGAACATCTGCTCGTTCTCTGCCGCGCTGAACTGCACGCACATGCTGTTGACTTTCTCGATGCCCACGCCGTGTTCGCCGGTCACCGTGCCGCCCATGGCGACGCTGGTTTCCAGGATGTCGGCGCCAAACAGTTCGCAGCGGCGCAGCTGGTCCGGGTCGTTCGCATCGAACAGGATCAGCGGGTGCAGGTTGCCGTCGCCCGCGTGGAACACGTTCAGGCAGCGCAAGGCGTACTTTTCTTCCATCTCGGAAATCGCTTGCAGGATGTCGGCCAGCCGTTTGCGCGGGATGGTCGAGTCCATGCACATGTAGTCGGGGCTGATGCGCCCGGAGGCCGGAAAGGCGTTCTTGCGGCCGCTCCAGAACTTCAAGCGCTGGGCTTCGTCGCGGCTGACCGAAATGGCCGTGGCGCCACAGTTGCGCAGCACGGCGCTCATGCGGCCAATTTCTTCTTCGACCTCTTCGGGTGTGCCGTCGCTCTCGCACAGCAAAATCGCCGCCGCGCTCAGGTCGTAGCCCGCATGGACAAAGTCTTCCACCGCGATGGTCATGGGACCGTCCATCATTTCCAGGCCCGCCGGGATGATGCCCGCAGCGATGACAGCAGCCACCGCGTCACCGGCTTTGCGCACATCGTCAAAGCTGGCCATGATGCAGCGCGCCAGTTGGGGCTTGGGCACCAGCTTGACGGTGACTTCGGTGGTCACAGCCAGCATGCCTTCGCTGCCCACCAGCACGGCCAGCAGGTCGTAGCCCGGGGTGTCGAGCGCATCGCTGCCGAATTCAATCGGGTCGCCCTCGATGGTGAAGCCCTTCACCTTGAGCACGTTGTGCACCGTCAGACCGTATTTGAGGCAGTGCACGCCGCCCGAGTTTTCGGCCACGTTGCCCCCGATGGTGCAGGCGATCTGGCTGGACGGGTCGGGCGCGTAATACAGGCCGTAGGGCGCTGCCGCCTCGCTGATGGCCAGGTTGCGCACGCCGCACTGCACCACCGCCGTGCGGCTGACCGGGTCGACCGCCTTGATCTGGTTGAAGCGCGCCATGGACAGCGTCACACCCAGGCGGTGCGGCATGGCCCCGCCCGACAGGCCCGTGCCCGCGCCACGTGCCACCACCGGCACTTGCAAAGCGTGGCAGGCTTTGAGCACCGCCTGCACTTGCGCCTCGGTTTCGGGCAGGGCCACCACCAAGGGGCGCTCGCGGTAGGCGGTCAGGCCGTCGCACTCGTAAGGCGTGGTGTCCTCGGGGGTGTACAGGATGGCGTCTTGTGGCAGCACCCGGCCCAAGGCCTGCACCACGGCGCGTTGGCGCTGGGCACGTTCAGTGGCGGTCAGTTGCTGTGTTTCGTTGGGGGTGTGGGCGCTCATGGCGTGCAAAACCTTGGAATGAAGGCCTGAATGTACGCCCATGAGGGCTTTCATGGGCTGAATATTCTTTGATGGGCTTGTGAAAAGCGCACAGCACGGGCGCATGGCTGCGGGAGACTGCCCCTGCGGCCACAAGCAGTGGCTGGCTTGCGCACGCTGTCGCGGGCGGGGGCGCGCTTGCTCGGGGAGGGCTCAGGCCAGTGCTTTTTTCAGCCAGTCGGCAAAAGTGGCGCATTCCCAGCGCTCCATGGTGCCGGTGCGCCAGCACAAATAGTGGGCGTGGGGGCTGGGCACGCTGCGCTCGAACAGGCGCACCAGTTGCCCGCTCTCCAGCCAAGGGGCGCCCAGCTTGGTGCGGATCAGGCCCACGCCCAGGCCTTGGGCGGCAGCGTCGCACATCAGGCCGATGTCGTTGAAGGACGAGCCTTCGGTGGGTTCGGGCCAATCGAGGTCGTGCGCCGCAAACCAGGTGCGCCAGGGCTCCAGGGGGCTGCGCAGAAGGGATACGCCTTGCAGGTCTTCGGCGGTGGCAAAGGGGCCGTTTTCGCGCAACCAAGCCGGTGACGCCAAGGGGGTGACGTCGTCCTTGGCCAGGCACACGTGCTCCACATCCGAGTAGCGGCCCGTGCCAAAGCGCACCGTGAGGTCGGCGTCTTCGGCCACCACATCCAGCAAAGGAATGCTCACCTGCAGCGTGATGTCGATTTCGGGGTAGGCGTCTAAAAAATGCTTCAGGCGCGGCATGAGCACCGAGCGCGCAAAGGTGGGCGTGACCGCCAGACGCAGTTTGCGACGACCGGGCGTGTTGCTGGCGCTGGGAAAGCGCTGCAGCGACACCAGGCCCTCGCGCACATGGGCCAAGTATTCGATGCCTTCGGTGGTGAGTGAAAAATCCGCCCGTCCAAACAGCTTGGTGCCGATGATTTGCTCGAGCTGCTTGACGCGGTGGCTCACGGCGCTGGGTGTCACGCAAAGTTCTTCGGCCGCTTGGGTCACGCTGCGCAAACGCGCCAGTGCCTCAAAGGTCAAGAGACACTGGATGGGCGGGATGCGAGAGGCGGCGGACATTTGGAGTGGGTTAGAGACAGCGCTGAAGATCTGTCCCGCAAAGCTTAATCGGTTGGGGACAGCGCTGAAGATCTGTCCCGCAAAATAATTTATTTGAAAATCACGGTCTTATGGCCGTTGATCAGCACGCGGTGTTCGCTGTGCCACTTCACGGCGCGGGCCAGCACCTGGCTTTCGGTGTCGCGGCCAATCGTGGTCAGGTCTTCCACGGTCTTGCTGTGGTCCACGCGGGCCACGTCTTGCTCGATGATCGGGCCTTCGTCCAGATCGGCTGTCACATAGTGTGCAGTCGCGCCGATCAGCTTCACGCCCCGGTCGTGTGCCTGGTAGTAAGGCTTGGCGCCTTTGAAGCTGGGCAAAAAGCTGTGGTGGATGTTGATGGCGCGGCCTGCCAGTTTGCGGCACAGGTCGTCAGAGAGGATTTGCATGTAACGCGCCAGCACCACCAATTCGGCGCCTTCGGACTGGATGATCTCGTACTGACGGGCCTCGGCTTGGGCCTTGTTGTCCTTGCTGACCGGGATGTGGTGAAACGGCACGTTGTAGCTGGCCGCCAGTTGGTAGAACTCGCGGTGGTTGCTCACGATGGCGCGGATGTCCAAAGGCAGCAAGCCGCTTTTCCAGCGGAACAGCAGGTCGTTCAGGCAGTGGCCTTCCTTGCTGACCATGAGCACCGTGCGCATGGGCTGGGACGTGGCGTGCAGGTCCCATTTCATTTGAAAGGTCTGGGCAAAAACGCCCCACTGTGCATTCAAAGTCTCGCCATCGGCCAGAGCGCAAGCGAACTGCACGCGCATGAAAAACAGACCCGTATCGTGGTCGTTGTATTGGGCGGCTTCTTCGATATTGCCCCCACGCTCCAGCAAAAATCCTGAAACGGCATGCACGATGCCGGTGCGGTCAGGGCAGGAAAGGGTGAGGATGTAGGTGGTCGTCATGGCTTGAAGCTGCGGTGTTCGCTGTCACCTTCGTGAGGGTGGGCATGTTCGTTTTAACGTCCTATTGTAGGAGACCCCTATGGCTGGGGCAGGCCGGGTGTCGCGCCGGGGCGATGGGCTGAGCGTTTGCCCTTTAAACTGCTCGGCTTGATCGAACCCGAGGAGTTTTGCTGTGGCCCACACCGACCTGAACATGGACAACCAGTGGTTGCCTTTCACGCCCAACCGCACGTTCAAGCAAGACCCGCGCGTGTTTGTAGGTGCCGAGGGCATGCACTTCACCACCCACGATGGCAAAAAAGTCATCGATGGCATCTCCAGCCTGTGGTGCGTGGGTGCGGGTCACAACCGCCGCCCGATCAACGAAGCCATCAAAAAACAGCTGGACACGCTGGACTACGCCACGGCCTTTCAGGCCAGCAACGACAAGGCCTTCAAGGCGGCGCAGATGATCGCCGAGATGGCCCCCGGTGACCTGAACAAGGTGCTGTTTTGCAATTCGGGCTCCGAAGCCGCCGACACCGCCCTGAAAGTGGCTCTGGCCTACCACCGCGCACGTGGCGAAGGCCACCGCAATGTGTTCATTGGCCGTGAAAAGGGCTACCACGGGGTCAACTTTGGCGGCATGAGCGTGGGCGGCCTGCCTGCCAACCGCAAGGTGTATGGCGCGCAGCTGCTGCCGCGTGTGGACCACATGCGCTTCATCCACGACCCGGTCAACCACGCTTACATCCACCACGAAGAACCCGTGTGGGCCGAAGACCCCTTGTTGGAGCTGGAAAACCGCATTCTGGTGTTGCACGACCCGAGCAACATCGCCGCCGTGATCGTCGAGCCGATTGCCGGCAGCGCGGGCTGGTACATCCCGCCCCAAGGCTATGTGAAGCGTTTGCGCGAAATTTGTGACAAGCATGGCATCTTGCTGATTTTTGACGAGGTCATCACCGGCTTTGGCCGCTTGGGCGTGAACTTTGGGGCGGATTACTACGGTGTGGTGCCGGACATGCTGAACTTTGCCAAGGCCGTGACCAACGGCGTGATCCCGCTGGGTGGCGTGATCTGCCGTGACTTCATCTACGACGCCATGATGAACGCCAACTCACCGGCCCATGCGATCGAGTTTTTCCATGGCTACACCTATTCAGGCCACCCTGTGGCCTGCGCCGCGGCCATTGCCACGCTCGACTTGATGAAGGAAGAAAACCTGTTCGCTCGTGCGGGCCAGCAAGGCCGTGTTCTGGGCGATGCCATGCACAGTGCACTCAAGGGCTTGCCCCATGTGATCGGCATCCGCACGCTGGGTCTGGCCGGTGCGGTGGAGCTGGCCAGCATCCCGGGCACGCCCGGCAAGCGCGCCTACGACATCTTCATGGACTGTTTCCACCATGGCGTGTGGGTCCGTCCGGCTGGCGAAAACATCGTCATCTGCCCACCCTACATCGTGGAAGACGCGCACATCGACCAGATCGTGCAGACCGTGGCCGACAGCATCCGCAGGCATGCTTGAGCGGATGATCTGCGAAGCATGAGCGTGGCGCTTCGAGCGGCGCTGACCTTGCTGGTGGCGCTGATGGCCGCCCAGCTTTGTGTGGGGCTGCGCACCCCGATTCCTTGGATGTTGGGGCCATTGCTGGTCACGGCCGTGGCTTCGGTGTGGGGTGCACCCACCTACAGTGTGCCCTGGCTGCGCAACGCTGGGCAATGGGTGATTGGGGTGGTGCTGGGGCTGTATTTCACCCCGCAAGTGGGTGCCTTGGTGGTCAGCCTGTGGTGGGCCATTGCGCTGGCGGTGCTTTGGGCCTTGGTCCTGGGTGCCTTGTTTGACGCCTGGTTGCAACATCGTCACAGGGCTGACATGGCCCATTTGCCGCCCAAGGCTTGGCGGGCAACCACTTACTTTGCCAGTGCGATCGGCGGTGCGTCCGAAATGACCTTGCTGGCCGAGCGCCACGGCGCGCGCACCGATCTGGTGGCCGCCGCCCACAGTGTGCGCCTGGTGCTGGTGGTGTTGACCTTGCCTTTTGCCATGCAGTGGGCACAAAGCCACTGGGGTTTGCAGGTGGATGCGCGTTTGCTGCCCGGTCCGGTGGTGGCCCATGGGTGGGGTTTGTTGGGTTTGGCACTGGTCACGGGGGCGGGCGCCTTGGTCATGGTGGCTTTCAAGCGGACCAATCCCTGGTTCATGGGCGCTTTGCTGGTCTCGATGGGCTTGACGCTGTCAGGCGTGCATTGGTCGGCCGTGCCCACGGATTTGTCGAATGCCGCACAGTTGCTCATCGGCATCAGCCTGGGTGTGCGCTTTCAGCGTGAATTTGTGCACACCGCACCGCGTTGGCTCGC from the Limnohabitans sp. 2KL-27 genome contains:
- a CDS encoding AbrB family transcriptional regulator, which produces MSVALRAALTLLVALMAAQLCVGLRTPIPWMLGPLLVTAVASVWGAPTYSVPWLRNAGQWVIGVVLGLYFTPQVGALVVSLWWAIALAVLWALVLGALFDAWLQHRHRADMAHLPPKAWRATTYFASAIGGASEMTLLAERHGARTDLVAAAHSVRLVLVVLTLPFAMQWAQSHWGLQVDARLLPGPVVAHGWGLLGLALVTGAGALVMVAFKRTNPWFMGALLVSMGLTLSGVHWSAVPTDLSNAAQLLIGISLGVRFQREFVHTAPRWLATAALGAVAMMLLSLGFGLFLAHSTGLHPATLILGTSPGGIAEMAITAKVLQLGVPVVTTFQVCRLVAVLILVGPIFKWVGRHKKAA
- a CDS encoding FAD-dependent monooxygenase — its product is MHTPSTEARPSIYYTYEVFKPWLASAHPKQGRQKVVIVGAGPAGMVTALELARHGVPSVVLSAELQFSQGSRAICFTRRSMEILQQVGVDHRMTARGLPWRFGNSYYRGQRVFRMEAPHDSDDRFFPIINVQQQFMEEYLHDACKAQPLIDFRWGNKVNAVVQKDGFAQLEVDTPEGPYDLESDWVVAADGGRSGIRSAMNLQMEGASYEGFFVIADIQIDLPYPTERLAFFDPEWNPGNTILMHREPHGIWRVDYQLPPGETPEDALRPESLKARIDAQLAMIGHAGLKWTMDWSSVYSARTLTLPEFVHGSVIFTGDAAHLLPIFGVRGANTAFQDAQSLGWHLAYVVQGLAGPTLLANHCAERVGAAREIITEAGKSTRFMAPPSPGFRLLRDAVLSLSLTQDFVRPLYHWRTSRPHEYTHSMLNSAGDDNGLFKSGPAHGAPPQNVRLGANDFLLDHLGGGFDLLYFTDEASLPSALQTVIDQARSQGLPLKVMAVGAAKPVAGADQTLPDADGHLRQRYGIPANGGAYLLRPDQHICARWITLDATRLQAALTSALPQ
- a CDS encoding DUF2783 domain-containing protein, which translates into the protein MTDKQLTIDGLETVYDALATAIDQAGANKAQLFLVKLALLNANALADENLFQQQITAALQDL
- a CDS encoding aminotransferase class III-fold pyridoxal phosphate-dependent enzyme — translated: MAHTDLNMDNQWLPFTPNRTFKQDPRVFVGAEGMHFTTHDGKKVIDGISSLWCVGAGHNRRPINEAIKKQLDTLDYATAFQASNDKAFKAAQMIAEMAPGDLNKVLFCNSGSEAADTALKVALAYHRARGEGHRNVFIGREKGYHGVNFGGMSVGGLPANRKVYGAQLLPRVDHMRFIHDPVNHAYIHHEEPVWAEDPLLELENRILVLHDPSNIAAVIVEPIAGSAGWYIPPQGYVKRLREICDKHGILLIFDEVITGFGRLGVNFGADYYGVVPDMLNFAKAVTNGVIPLGGVICRDFIYDAMMNANSPAHAIEFFHGYTYSGHPVACAAAIATLDLMKEENLFARAGQQGRVLGDAMHSALKGLPHVIGIRTLGLAGAVELASIPGTPGKRAYDIFMDCFHHGVWVRPAGENIVICPPYIVEDAHIDQIVQTVADSIRRHA
- a CDS encoding VOC family protein, which produces MLVQSVHHVAYRCKDAKETVEWYQKHLDMKFVLAIAENEVPSTKAPDPYMHIFLDAGQGNILAFFELPSQPEMGRDENTPAWVQHLALKVDSMATLLAAKDKLVAAGIEVLGPVDHTIFKSIYFFDPSGHRLELAADCGTPEMMKKLDAVKWDMLEEWSQTKRAPQHAAWMHDGSMAS
- a CDS encoding FAD-linked oxidase C-terminal domain-containing protein — translated: MSAHTPNETQQLTATERAQRQRAVVQALGRVLPQDAILYTPEDTTPYECDGLTAYRERPLVVALPETEAQVQAVLKACHALQVPVVARGAGTGLSGGAMPHRLGVTLSMARFNQIKAVDPVSRTAVVQCGVRNLAISEAAAPYGLYYAPDPSSQIACTIGGNVAENSGGVHCLKYGLTVHNVLKVKGFTIEGDPIEFGSDALDTPGYDLLAVLVGSEGMLAVTTEVTVKLVPKPQLARCIMASFDDVRKAGDAVAAVIAAGIIPAGLEMMDGPMTIAVEDFVHAGYDLSAAAILLCESDGTPEEVEEEIGRMSAVLRNCGATAISVSRDEAQRLKFWSGRKNAFPASGRISPDYMCMDSTIPRKRLADILQAISEMEEKYALRCLNVFHAGDGNLHPLILFDANDPDQLRRCELFGADILETSVAMGGTVTGEHGVGIEKVNSMCVQFSAAENEQMFAVKRAFDPQSLLNPGKVIPTLNRCAEYGRMLVRAGAIKHPELERF
- a CDS encoding MarR family winged helix-turn-helix transcriptional regulator, which codes for MSKPLDRTLTYRLHQLHKLTDMDSQSVYPQRTGLSMSDGRCLTTVGTFEPLSVKELADKANLNKGQASRAAQALVDQGLVLKADHPDDGRGVVLTLTPAGREVFERAMDMVHQRNQDIFGCLTEKEQTTLSGLFDRLIAHARPR
- the fahA gene encoding fumarylacetoacetase; protein product: MTLLNDTHNPALKSWVSSANLPGTDFPIQNLPFALFRRQGSAETFRGGVAIGDQILDLAAVATSGVLKGDAAAAAQAGAQDKLNALMALGTNAWSALRLALSRALREGSAEQAILQSCLVPQAQAEYDVPARIGDYTDFYTSVHHATNIGKQFRPDNPLLPNYKWVPIGYHGRASSIGVSGQQFRRPVGQTMAPGAEAPSLGPCKRLDIELELGIFVGSGNDLGESVPITQAEDHVFGICLLNDWSARDIQGWEYQPLGPFLAKNFATTVSPWVVTLEALAPYRVAFTRPEGDPQPLAYLDSAANRAGGAFDIQLQVGLQTPKMREAGQADTSICRTSYRHAYWTVAQMLTHHTVNGCNLQPGDLLGSGTLSGPTLDQAGALIELTTGGKNPIALPNGEQRTWLEDGDSVVLRGWCEREGAARIGFGECVGTVLPARVPLSRPT
- a CDS encoding LysR substrate-binding domain-containing protein, which translates into the protein MSAASRIPPIQCLLTFEALARLRSVTQAAEELCVTPSAVSHRVKQLEQIIGTKLFGRADFSLTTEGIEYLAHVREGLVSLQRFPSASNTPGRRKLRLAVTPTFARSVLMPRLKHFLDAYPEIDITLQVSIPLLDVVAEDADLTVRFGTGRYSDVEHVCLAKDDVTPLASPAWLRENGPFATAEDLQGVSLLRSPLEPWRTWFAAHDLDWPEPTEGSSFNDIGLMCDAAAQGLGVGLIRTKLGAPWLESGQLVRLFERSVPSPHAHYLCWRTGTMERWECATFADWLKKALA
- the purU gene encoding formyltetrahydrofolate deformylase, with protein sequence MTTTYILTLSCPDRTGIVHAVSGFLLERGGNIEEAAQYNDHDTGLFFMRVQFACALADGETLNAQWGVFAQTFQMKWDLHATSQPMRTVLMVSKEGHCLNDLLFRWKSGLLPLDIRAIVSNHREFYQLAASYNVPFHHIPVSKDNKAQAEARQYEIIQSEGAELVVLARYMQILSDDLCRKLAGRAINIHHSFLPSFKGAKPYYQAHDRGVKLIGATAHYVTADLDEGPIIEQDVARVDHSKTVEDLTTIGRDTESQVLARAVKWHSEHRVLINGHKTVIFK